One window of the Pseudofrankia sp. DC12 genome contains the following:
- a CDS encoding NAD(P)H-quinone oxidoreductase, translating to MYAVTLDGPGGPEVLKWREVDDPPAPGPDEVVIDVVATAVNRADLLQRQGLYAPPPGASDIIGLECSGRIAAVGADVDGWRTGDEVCALLSGGGYATKVVVPAGQVLPVPSGVDLVTAGGLPEVTSTVYSTVFQRAAIADGETFLVHGGASGIGTFAIQAVRALRPKALIATTAGSPGKLERCRELGADVTVSYRDEDFVARVKEATGGRGADVVLDNMGAKYLARNVDVLAPDGRLVVIGMQGGIRAELNLATLLTKRGAVHAVSLRHRPAEQKAAIAAGVRAEVWPAIEAGAIRPVIDRVLPLREAAEAHRVVESLGHVGKVLLAV from the coding sequence GTGTACGCGGTCACGCTGGACGGCCCCGGTGGTCCCGAGGTGCTGAAGTGGCGCGAGGTGGACGACCCGCCCGCCCCCGGGCCGGACGAGGTGGTCATCGACGTCGTCGCCACCGCGGTCAACCGGGCCGACCTGCTCCAGCGCCAAGGTCTCTACGCGCCGCCGCCGGGCGCCTCGGACATCATCGGGCTGGAGTGCTCCGGGCGGATCGCGGCCGTCGGCGCGGACGTCGACGGCTGGCGGACCGGGGACGAGGTCTGCGCGCTCCTGTCTGGCGGCGGGTACGCGACGAAGGTCGTCGTCCCGGCCGGGCAGGTGCTCCCGGTCCCGTCCGGGGTTGACCTGGTCACCGCCGGCGGCCTGCCCGAGGTCACCTCGACCGTCTACTCGACCGTGTTCCAGCGGGCTGCGATCGCCGACGGCGAGACGTTCCTCGTACACGGCGGCGCCTCCGGGATCGGCACCTTCGCGATCCAGGCCGTCCGGGCACTGCGGCCGAAGGCGCTGATCGCGACGACGGCGGGCTCCCCGGGAAAGCTCGAACGCTGCCGTGAGCTCGGCGCCGACGTCACCGTCAGCTACCGGGACGAGGACTTCGTGGCCCGGGTGAAGGAGGCGACCGGCGGCCGCGGCGCGGACGTCGTACTCGACAACATGGGCGCGAAGTACCTGGCCCGCAACGTCGATGTGCTCGCGCCCGACGGCCGGCTGGTGGTGATCGGCATGCAGGGCGGCATCAGGGCGGAGCTGAACCTGGCGACGCTGCTGACCAAGCGGGGCGCGGTCCACGCCGTGTCGCTGCGTCATCGCCCGGCCGAGCAGAAGGCGGCGATCGCGGCCGGCGTGCGGGCCGAGGTGTGGCCGGCGATCGAGGCCGGCGCGATCCGGCCGGTGATCGACCGGGTGCTCCCGCTGCGCGAGGCGGCCGAGGCGCACCGCGTCGTCGAGTCGCTCGGGCACGTCGGCAAGGTGCTGCTCGCGGTCTAG
- a CDS encoding bacterial proteasome activator family protein, with the protein MTDQPEPRVVVVGPDGRLRGPLGGVGADRDRPADDGSGSPDPRTAISSMVSQPDKVMRIGTMIKQLLEEVRAAPLDEASRLRLREIHRSSIRELSEGLAPELKDELDRLSLPFDDSQTPSDAEIRIAQAQLVGWLEGLFHGLQTALFAQQMAARAQLEEMRRRALPSGQPGQEGLGGGTYL; encoded by the coding sequence ATGACAGATCAACCGGAACCGCGGGTGGTGGTCGTAGGCCCGGACGGCCGGCTGCGCGGTCCGCTGGGCGGCGTCGGCGCGGACCGGGACCGCCCAGCCGACGATGGATCGGGCTCGCCCGACCCGCGCACGGCCATCTCCTCGATGGTGTCGCAGCCGGACAAGGTCATGCGGATCGGTACCATGATCAAACAACTGCTCGAGGAGGTCCGGGCGGCGCCGCTGGACGAGGCGAGCCGGCTGCGGCTGCGCGAGATCCACCGCAGCTCGATCCGGGAGCTGTCCGAGGGCCTCGCGCCCGAGCTCAAGGACGAGCTGGACCGGCTCAGCCTCCCGTTCGACGACAGCCAGACGCCCAGCGACGCCGAGATCCGGATCGCCCAGGCCCAGCTGGTCGGCTGGCTGGAAGGCCTGTTCCACGGCCTGCAGACGGCGCTGTTCGCCCAGCAGATGGCCGCTCGCGCCCAGCTGGAGGAGATGCGCCGGCGTGCCCTGCCCAGCGGCCAGCCCGGCCAGGAGGGGCTCGGCGGCGGCACCTACCTCTGA
- a CDS encoding metallopeptidase TldD-related protein, with product MPEASHEIVERALAASRADGCIVIASESSTVNLRWANNTLTTNGAARDRSVTVVSIVGRSFGVRSVSTIESGATGVDKLTELVRAAEGAAKDADDAEDYTELLTPGQPGVATSPEPFDAVAERTSTSVFSTFAADLGEALRAARAEGRGLYGFAEHDLTTTWLGTSTGLRLRHSQPTGSVEWNAKNGQPGGSVWHGQSTHDFSDVDVAATDAELRRRLGWCARTIELPAGRYETLLPPSAVSDLILDAYWSAAGRDAAEGRTVFSRSGGGTRLGEAFGPAGMTLYSDPADPELGCTPFVACGHSSATSSVFDNGLGLGRTDWLEDGKLAALVHTRSSARAAGARPTPFVDNLTMDAGGTATLDEMVASTTRGLLLTCLWYIREVDPEVLLLTGLTRDGVYLVENGEVTGAVNNFRFNESPVSMLGRITETGAASRTLGREWADWFKLSRMPAVRVPDFNMSSVSPAS from the coding sequence GTGCCCGAGGCGTCGCACGAGATCGTCGAACGAGCGCTGGCCGCGTCGCGCGCCGACGGCTGCATCGTGATCGCAAGCGAGTCCAGCACCGTCAACCTGCGCTGGGCGAACAACACGCTCACCACGAACGGTGCCGCCCGAGACCGGTCGGTCACCGTCGTCAGCATCGTCGGCCGCTCGTTCGGAGTGCGGTCGGTGAGCACGATCGAGTCCGGCGCGACCGGGGTCGACAAGCTGACCGAGCTGGTCCGGGCCGCCGAGGGCGCGGCCAAGGACGCCGACGACGCGGAGGACTACACCGAGCTGCTGACACCCGGTCAGCCCGGCGTGGCGACCAGCCCGGAGCCGTTCGACGCCGTGGCCGAGCGGACCTCGACGTCGGTGTTCTCGACGTTCGCGGCCGACCTCGGCGAGGCGCTGCGGGCGGCGCGGGCCGAGGGCCGAGGCCTGTACGGCTTCGCCGAGCACGACCTGACGACGACCTGGCTGGGCACCTCGACCGGTCTTCGGCTGCGGCACAGCCAGCCGACCGGCTCGGTCGAGTGGAACGCCAAGAACGGTCAGCCCGGCGGTTCGGTCTGGCACGGCCAGTCGACCCACGACTTCTCCGACGTCGACGTGGCCGCGACCGACGCCGAGCTGCGCCGCCGGCTCGGCTGGTGCGCCCGCACGATCGAGCTGCCGGCCGGCCGCTACGAGACGCTGCTGCCGCCGTCCGCCGTCTCCGACCTGATCCTCGACGCCTACTGGTCGGCGGCCGGGCGGGACGCCGCCGAGGGCCGCACGGTCTTCAGCCGGTCCGGCGGCGGGACGAGGCTGGGTGAGGCGTTCGGCCCCGCGGGGATGACGCTGTACAGCGACCCGGCCGACCCCGAGCTGGGCTGCACGCCGTTCGTAGCCTGCGGTCACTCGTCCGCGACGTCGAGCGTCTTCGACAACGGGCTGGGGCTCGGGCGGACCGACTGGCTCGAGGACGGCAAGCTCGCCGCCCTGGTGCACACCCGTTCCTCCGCGCGTGCCGCCGGCGCGCGGCCCACGCCGTTCGTGGACAACCTCACGATGGACGCCGGCGGAACGGCCACCCTCGACGAGATGGTCGCCTCGACCACGCGCGGGCTGCTGTTGACCTGCCTGTGGTACATCCGCGAGGTCGATCCGGAGGTGCTCCTGCTCACCGGGCTGACCAGGGACGGCGTCTACCTCGTCGAGAACGGCGAGGTGACCGGGGCGGTGAACAACTTCCGGTTCAACGAGTCGCCGGTGAGTATGCTCGGCCGGATCACCGAGACCGGCGCGGCGAGCCGCACCCTGGGCCGCGAGTGGGCCGACTGGTTCAAGCTCTCCCGGATGCCGGCGGTACGCGTCCCCGACTTCAACATGAGCTCGGTCAGCCCGGCGAGCTGA
- a CDS encoding TldD/PmbA family protein, with translation MPTADSAAAPRTPPQEVDPEFLALPRAALTDAALQTARDLGASHTDIRIERLRDGSLSFRDGSLETSHDGSTVGFAVRVVHEGTWGFAAGVDLTTDEAVRVTREAVEIARVARPLNTEPIELADEPVHADATWVSAYAVNPFAIDTREKVDRVGGLCRTLLSAADVDHVDGQLSEVLENKYYADLSGTSTTQQRVRLLCQIEATRVDPGGGFETMRTIAPPAGRGWEWLVAGPAAGCWDWDAEIETIPGLLAEKAKASSVEPGRYDLVIDPSNLWLTIHESVGHATELDRALGYEAAYAGTSFATIDQLGTLRYGSPLMNVTGDRTAPHGLATIGYDDEGVAAGRWDIVRAGTLVGYQLDRRMAAANAERLGVTRSNGCAFADSAGHVPIQRMANISLRPTPGGPSTEDLISGVDRGIYIVGDKSWSIDMQRYNFQFTGQRFYEIRKGRIVGQLRDVAYQATTTDFWGALDGLGGEQTYLLGGAMNCGKGQPGQVAAVSHGAPSTLFRGISILNTRHEAGR, from the coding sequence CGCGGCGCTGCAGACGGCCCGCGATCTCGGCGCCAGTCACACGGACATCCGGATCGAGCGGCTGCGAGACGGCTCGCTGTCGTTCCGGGACGGAAGCCTCGAGACGAGTCATGACGGCTCGACCGTCGGCTTCGCCGTGAGGGTCGTGCACGAGGGCACCTGGGGGTTCGCGGCCGGCGTCGACCTGACCACCGACGAGGCCGTCCGGGTCACCAGGGAGGCCGTCGAGATCGCGCGGGTGGCTCGCCCGTTGAACACCGAGCCGATCGAGCTCGCCGACGAGCCGGTGCACGCCGACGCCACCTGGGTGTCGGCGTACGCGGTGAACCCGTTCGCCATCGACACCCGCGAGAAGGTCGACCGGGTCGGCGGCCTGTGCCGGACGCTGCTGTCCGCGGCCGACGTCGACCACGTCGACGGCCAGCTCAGCGAGGTCCTGGAGAACAAGTACTACGCGGACCTGAGCGGTACCTCGACCACTCAGCAGCGGGTGCGCCTGCTCTGCCAGATCGAGGCGACCCGGGTCGACCCGGGTGGCGGCTTCGAGACGATGCGCACGATCGCGCCGCCGGCCGGCCGCGGCTGGGAGTGGCTGGTCGCGGGCCCGGCGGCCGGCTGCTGGGACTGGGACGCCGAGATAGAGACGATTCCGGGCCTGCTCGCCGAGAAGGCGAAGGCGTCGTCAGTCGAGCCGGGGCGCTACGACCTGGTCATCGACCCATCCAACCTGTGGCTGACGATTCACGAGTCGGTCGGCCATGCGACCGAACTGGACCGGGCGCTCGGCTACGAGGCCGCCTACGCCGGCACCTCGTTCGCGACCATTGACCAGCTCGGCACCCTGCGCTACGGCTCGCCGCTGATGAACGTCACCGGCGACCGGACCGCGCCCCATGGGCTGGCCACGATCGGGTACGACGACGAGGGCGTCGCCGCCGGCCGATGGGACATCGTCCGCGCGGGCACGCTCGTCGGCTACCAGCTCGACCGCCGGATGGCGGCGGCGAACGCCGAGCGCCTCGGCGTCACCCGCTCGAACGGCTGCGCGTTCGCCGACTCCGCCGGGCACGTGCCGATCCAGCGGATGGCCAACATCTCGCTGCGGCCTACGCCCGGCGGGCCGTCCACCGAGGACCTGATCTCCGGGGTCGACCGCGGCATCTACATCGTCGGGGACAAGAGCTGGTCCATCGACATGCAGCGGTACAACTTCCAGTTCACCGGCCAGCGGTTCTACGAGATCCGCAAGGGCCGGATCGTCGGCCAGCTGCGTGACGTCGCCTACCAGGCCACGACGACCGATTTCTGGGGCGCACTCGACGGGCTCGGCGGTGAGCAGACCTACCTGCTCGGCGGCGCGATGAACTGCGGCAAGGGCCAACCCGGCCAGGTCGCCGCCGTCAGCCACGGCGCTCCGTCGACGCTGTTCCGCGGGATCAGCATCCTCAACACGCGGCACGAAGCGGGCCGGTAG